A genomic stretch from Malus domestica chromosome 15, GDT2T_hap1 includes:
- the LOC103440447 gene encoding protein DETOXIFICATION 33, translating into MAVDNGHNTPLLVSNYSGHEDGEEKIGVVKQFGIESKKLWKIAGPAIFTALCQYSLGALTQVFAGFVGDLELAAVSIENSVIAGLAFGVMWGMGSALETLCGQAYGAGQIRMLGVYMQRSWIILLVTACVLVPIYVWSPPILELIGETTEISEAAGKFAVWMLPQLFAYALNFPIQKFLQAQSKVSVMAWISVAVLVEHAFFSWLLILKLEWGLTGAAITLNVSWWFIIIGQLLYIFITKSDGAWGGFSWLAFADLWGFVRLSLSSAVMLCLEFWYLMVLVVITGRLKNPLIPIDAISICMNINGWDAMIALGFNAAISVRVSNELGGGDFKRAKFAVIVVSITSIAIGIVCMIVVYTTRDYFPYLFTNSEAVAEETTKLAILLGITVLLNSLQPVLSGVAVGAGWQSLVAYINIGCYYIIGLPAGILLGFTFKFGVEGIWSGMIGGILLQTIILIVVTSVTNWKKEADEAESRVAKWGGGGRDADM; encoded by the exons ATGGCGGTCGACAATGGTCACAATACCCCTCTCCTGGTTTCCAACTACAGCGGCCATGAGGACGGAGAAGAGAAAATTGGAGTTGTTAAGCAGTTCGGGATCGAGTCCAAGAAGCTGTGGAAGATTGCCGGTCCAGCGATCTTCACCGCCCTCTGTCAGTACTCCCTGGGTGCCCTCACTCAGGTGTTTGCTGGGTTCGTCGGGGACCTTGAGCTAGCCGCTGTCTCCATCGAGAATTCTGTCATCGCCGGACTCGCTTTCGGCGTCATG TGGGGTATGGGTAGCGCATTGGAGACGCTGTGTGGGCAAGCATACGGTGCGGGACAGATCAGGATGTTGGGAGTGTACATGCAGAGATCATGGATCATTCTGCTGGTGACCGCCTGTGTATTGGTCCCCATCTATGTGTGGTCCCCACCTATTCTCGAGCTTATTGGAGAGACCACTGAGATCTCTGAGGCCGCTG GAAAGTTTGCGGTGTGGATGCTTCCACAGTTGTTCGCCTACGCCCTCAACTTTCCAATTCAGAAATTCTTACAAGCACAAAGCAAAGTTAGTGTGATGGCCTGGATCTCAGTTGCAGTACTTGTAGAACATGCATTTTTCAGTTGGTTGTTGATACTTAAGCTCGAGTGGGGTCTGACTGGGGCAGCGATCACACTCAACGTTTCCTGGTGGTTCATAATTATTGGCCAGTTGCTATACATCTTCATCACCAAGTCAGATGGTGCTTGGGGTGGATTCTCTTGGCTTGCGTTTGCAGACTTGTGGGGATTTGTTAGGCTCTCTTTATCTTCTGCTGTCATGTTGTG CTTGGAATTCTGGTACTTGATGGTGCTGGTGGTTATAACCGGGCGTTTGAAGAACCCTTTGATCCCAATTGATGCCATCTCTATTTG CATGAACATAAATGGATGGGATGCAATGATTGCACTAGGGTTCAATGCTGCAATCAG CGTGAGAGTATCAAATGAACTTGGAGGTGGTGATTTCAAGAGGGCCAAATTTGCAGTGATAGTAGTTTCGATAACTTCCATCGCTATAGGAATCGTCTGCATGATCGTAGTTTACACGACGAGAGATTATTTCCCCTACCTTTTCACCAACAGTGAAGCCGTTGCGGAGGAAACTACTAAACTTGCAATATTGCTTGGAATCACAGTCCTCCTCAACAGCCTTCAACCAGTCTTATCTG GTGTTGCTGTTGGAGCTGGATGGCAGTCTCTTGTTGCATACATCAACATTGGGTGTTACTACATTATCGGATTGCCGGCTGGAATACTTCTTGGATTCACATTTAAATTTGGAGTCGAG GGTATTTGGTCAGGAATGATTGGTGGCATTCTCTTGCAAACCATAATCTTGATAGTAGTCACTTCCGTAACTAACTGGAAGAAAGAA GCTGATGAAGCAGAGAGCCGTGTCGCTAAGtggggaggaggaggaagagatgcAGATATGTAA